In Streptomyces sp. 840.1, one DNA window encodes the following:
- the ehuB gene encoding ectoine/hydroxyectoine ABC transporter substrate-binding protein EhuB: protein MADFPNLSRRGFLNRSAAVGGLLVVPGLLTACSKTGADSADGEGALDKLRKQGFVRVAYADEAPYGYMEGKELKGEAPTLHREIFKALGVDELRPTLSEWDGLIPGLQASKYDVVSAGMAITPERCANALFSEPEFISPTAMMVKKGNPKKITDLASAKAAGITIGVMAGAVEGSYAEGAGISKDRIKTLQKPQDGADAVKGGRVDAFLLTGISLRWLAKTNAGTEVTDAFLPELKGKKQYSPGGAVFRKGNEELRDAFNRELKKIVADRSRYVELLRDYGFGASELPPATLKTADLCKG, encoded by the coding sequence ATGGCTGATTTCCCGAACCTGTCCCGCCGGGGCTTTCTCAACCGATCGGCAGCCGTGGGCGGTCTGCTCGTCGTCCCCGGCCTGCTCACCGCTTGCAGCAAGACCGGCGCCGACTCCGCGGACGGCGAGGGAGCCCTCGACAAGCTCCGCAAGCAGGGCTTCGTCCGGGTGGCGTACGCCGACGAGGCCCCGTACGGCTACATGGAGGGCAAGGAGCTCAAGGGCGAGGCGCCCACCCTGCACCGGGAGATCTTCAAGGCCCTGGGCGTCGACGAGCTGCGGCCCACCCTCTCCGAGTGGGACGGACTGATCCCCGGTCTGCAGGCCAGCAAGTACGACGTGGTCAGCGCCGGCATGGCGATCACCCCGGAGCGCTGCGCCAACGCGCTGTTCTCTGAGCCCGAGTTCATCTCGCCGACCGCGATGATGGTGAAGAAGGGCAACCCGAAGAAGATCACCGACCTGGCCTCCGCGAAGGCGGCCGGGATCACCATCGGCGTGATGGCGGGTGCGGTCGAGGGCTCGTACGCCGAGGGCGCGGGCATATCCAAGGACAGGATCAAGACCCTGCAGAAGCCGCAGGACGGCGCGGACGCGGTCAAGGGCGGCCGCGTCGACGCGTTCCTGCTGACCGGCATCTCGCTGCGCTGGCTCGCCAAGACCAACGCGGGCACCGAGGTCACCGACGCCTTCCTGCCGGAGCTCAAGGGGAAGAAGCAGTACAGCCCCGGCGGCGCGGTCTTCCGCAAGGGCAACGAGGAGCTGCGGGACGCCTTCAACCGCGAGCTGAAGAAGATCGTCGCGGACAGGTCACGTTATGTGGAGCTGCTGCGGGACTACGGCTTCGGGGCCTCCGAGCTGCCGCCGGCCACGCTGAAGACGGCCGATCTGTGCAAGGGCTGA
- a CDS encoding D-2-hydroxyacid dehydrogenase has protein sequence MPEPVLLVLDADPPPRLGRLAGRVRVRHVDAAGLAAQLPHADVLLVWDFTSDAVREAWPGDGPRPAWVHTASAGVDRLLCPELVAGDTVVTNARGVFEQPIAEYVAGLVLAFAKDLPTTLELQRARRWRHRESVQVAGSRAVVVGAGPVGRAITRLLMALGVEVALVGRTARRTIHGAADLDPLAARADWVICAAPLTPRTHGMFDTRFFGLMQPSARFINVGRGPMVVEADLVDALRKRWIAGAALDVFATEPLGPRSPLWDVPGLIVSPHMSGDTLGWRDRLGEQFVTMYELRAAGQPLPNVVDKGLGYIPGTDLDE, from the coding sequence ATGCCGGAGCCCGTCCTGCTCGTACTGGACGCCGATCCACCGCCCCGGCTCGGCCGGCTGGCCGGACGGGTCCGGGTACGGCACGTGGATGCGGCCGGACTGGCCGCGCAGCTCCCCCACGCCGATGTCCTGCTGGTCTGGGACTTCACCTCCGACGCGGTGCGGGAGGCCTGGCCGGGTGACGGACCGCGACCGGCCTGGGTGCACACGGCGAGCGCGGGCGTGGACCGGCTGCTCTGCCCGGAGCTGGTGGCCGGCGACACCGTGGTGACCAACGCGCGGGGCGTCTTCGAGCAGCCGATCGCCGAATACGTGGCGGGGCTGGTGCTGGCGTTCGCGAAGGACCTCCCCACCACCCTGGAGCTCCAGCGCGCGCGGCGGTGGCGGCACCGCGAGAGCGTCCAGGTCGCGGGTTCACGTGCCGTGGTCGTGGGGGCAGGGCCTGTCGGGCGGGCGATCACCCGGCTGCTGATGGCCCTGGGCGTCGAGGTGGCGCTGGTGGGCCGCACGGCCCGGCGCACGATCCACGGGGCGGCGGACCTGGACCCGCTGGCGGCGCGGGCCGACTGGGTGATCTGCGCGGCCCCGCTGACCCCCCGCACACACGGGATGTTCGACACCAGGTTCTTCGGGCTGATGCAGCCGTCGGCCCGGTTCATCAACGTGGGGCGCGGCCCGATGGTCGTCGAGGCCGATCTGGTGGACGCGCTGCGCAAGCGGTGGATCGCCGGTGCGGCCCTCGACGTCTTCGCGACGGAACCGCTCGGCCCGCGGAGCCCGCTGTGGGACGTGCCCGGTCTGATCGTGTCGCCCCACATGAGCGGCGACACGTTGGGCTGGCGGGACCGGCTGGGCGAGCAGTTCGTCACGATGTATGAACTGCGGGCCGCCGGGCAGCCGTTGCCGAACGTCGTGGACAAGGGGCTCGGATACATCCCGGGGACGGATCTGGACGAGTGA